From the genome of Thermosynechococcus sp. NK55a:
CTTCTCCTTTCCGCGGCACAAAGTCCTACAATGCCCAAGCCAATCAGGTGCCCACTGATCAGGTGGACTTCCACTATGGTATTCTCTTTGCCGATAAATTCCCTGTGGGGACGGCGGGGATTCCACCAACGCTGCTCCACCAAGATATGTATCACTTCTTACCCCAGTACCTAAGGGATTACTTCCACCAGCACTGTCGCGGTGAGGATGATATTTTGGTGCAATTGGGCATTGCCTTCCAGCACGCTATGTACACCGTGACCTCCGCCGTTTTGCAAGCCACCCGTGCTGCCTTCTACTACCCCTTGGATGATCCCAATCCAGAGCATTTAATGGCGAATCGGCGCTTCTTTGTTGCCCAGATGGATCGCTTTTTGCGGCCCCAGTACGGCATTGCTGAAGCCTGCAAAATCCGCAATGTTCAAGATCCCAATTACTTGTAGTTATTTGTATTTGTAGAAAGTTGTAGGGCAGGAGAAGGGAGAGGGGGTGTATCTCTTCTCCCTTTTTGCTAGGCTGGAAGCAAAGTAAATTTTTGTAACGAGGTGTTACTGCTGTGGCTAAAGTCGAAATCTATACGTGGTCCCGTTGTCCTTTTTGTATTCGGGCAAAGCAATTGCTGACGCGCAAAGGAGTGAAGTTTACGGAGTACGTCATTGATGGAGATGAAGCTGCCCGTAGTGCGATGGCAAAACGAGCCCATGGCCGGCGATCGGTACCGCAGATTTTTATTGACAATGAACACATTGGTGGCTGTGACGATCTCTATGCCCTGGAGGCTCAAGGAAAATTGGATGCCCTGTTGCAAGAGGTCGCTTAGTGGATATTGCCTTTATTATTGACCCGATCGCCAGCCTTGACCCCGGCCACGATACCAGTGTGGCCTTGATGGAGGCTGCACAAGCGGCAGGGGCACGGGTGTGGGTAACGGAAATTTCCCAACTGCTGATCCAAGAAGGTCAGGTATGGGCGGCGCTGACCCCGATCCGGTTGTCGCCAGTGCAACTGGTGGATGGCCAGTGGCAGATTCCCCAACCTTGGTTTCAGCCGGGCGCAGTCGCATGGCGCCCCCTCAATACCTTCCGAGCAGTGTGGATGCGCAAGGATCCGCCCGTCAACGCCGCCTATCTCTATGCCACCTACTGTCTTGATTTAGTCGATCCCCAAACCACCCTTGTCCTCAACTCGCCAGCGGGGCTACGCCATGCCAATGAAAAGATGTATGCTCTGCAATTTACCAGTGTGATTCCCAAGACCATTGTGACTGCAGACAAGCAGCGCCTCCGTGAATTTGTGCAGCAGCAGGGCATGGCGGTGCTCAAACCCTTGGGGGGCAAAGGGGGCGAAGGCATTCTCTTTTTGCAGGCGGGCGATCGCAACCTCAACTCCATGATTGAAATCAGTACCCAACGGGGACAACTGCCTGTGATGCTGCAGGAATACCTACCCGCGGCTAAGGATGGGGACAAACGGATTATTCTCCTCAACGGCCAGCCGATCGGTGCCGTTAATCGGATTCCCACAGGGGATGAATTTCGGGGCAATATGGCCGCGGGTGGGCGCGTGGCAGCCGCAGAGATTACGGAGCGCGATCGCCAGATTTGTCAAACCCTCGCTCCTGCCCTTCAACGCGATGGCCTCTATTTTGTTGGCATTGATGTTATCGGCGGCTACTTAACAGAAGTGAATGTGACTAGCCCCACTGGTGTTCGCGAAATTGATCGCCTCAATGGGACTTGCCTCGCTCAACAGGTGATGACTTGGCTATTCAGTTAATGTTCCATTCATTCAATTCTCTGGATCAGATGGAAATGTTTTTGCAGCAATTGTGCTAACTGCATAGGAGGCTTAGGGAATTCAGGTATAGGTTGAATAGGGTAAATTTTTGCCAATAGAGTTCCTAGATGCGGACCGTTTAACAAGTTGGAGCTTTGGCTGCGGGACAAATCCAGATTGTCAACTCTAATGATTTAAGGATTAACTGTGGCTACTCCCCTAAGCAGTAAATGCCTAGATTGTGTGAGCTATTATGGTCTATTATCTGAATTCTACCCCCGTGAAATCAGTGAAATTGAGGTCAGTTGCAATAGTTTCCAACAGTTCGCGAGTTTTAGCTATAGGGATTAAGGCCCTTTTTACAGGAGCCAGCCTCTTAAGCAAAACTGCTGTACTGAGTCTGCTACTTTTCCCTATAATGGGTAATCTACGTTGTTTAGCATATCTATGAGTCGCGGCACGCTCTTCGATAAGGTTTGGGAACAGCACACAGTAGCTACACTGCCTTCAGGGCAAACTCAACTGTTTATTGGCCTGCACCTGATCCACGAAGTGACGAGTCCCCAAGCCTTTGCCATGCTGCGGGAGCGAGGGTTGCCAGTGCTCTATCCCCAGCGAACGATAGCGACTGTGGATCACATTGTGCCTACAGATACGCTGGCGCGTCCTCTCCAAGACGCCCTTGCCGAAGAGATGCTGCAAGCCCTTGAGGCGAATTGCCGTGCCCACAATATTCCCTTTTTTGGGATTGGCTCCGGTCGTCAGGGCATTGTCCATGTCATTGCCCCGGAGCAGGGGTTAACGCAACCCGGGATGACAATTGCCTGCGGCGATAGCCACACCTCTACCCACGGTGCTTTTGGGGCGATCGCCTTCGGTATTGGCACCAGTCAAGTGCGGGATGTTTTGGCCACCCAGACCCTTGCTCTCAATAAGCTGAAGGTTCGCAAAGTGGAAGTCAATGGCTCCCTTGGGGCTGGCGTCTATGCCAAAGATGTCATCCTGCACGTTATTCGCCACCTGGGTGTCAAAGGGGGTGTTGGCTATGCCTATGAATTTGCCGGTACCACCTTTGGCCAACTTTCAATGGAGGAACGCATGACCGTCTGCAATATGGCCATTGAGGGAGGTGCCCGCTGCGGCTATGTCAACCCCGATGAAACCACCTTTGCCTACCTCAGGGGACGCCCTTTTGCCCCCCAAGGAAAAGCCTGGGACGAAGCGGTGGCATGGTGGCGATCGCTAGCCAGTGATGCGGATGCTGAATACGATGATGTTGTTACATTTGCGGCTGCTGATATTGCACCGACGGTGACCTGGGGCATTACCCCCGGCCAGAGCGTTGCGGTGGATGGAACCTTGCCCACCCTAGAGAGCTTGCCCGAAGCAGAACGGGCGATCGCTGCAGAAGCCTATGCCTACATGGATCTACAACCAGGTCAGCCCATTCAAGGAACCAAGATTGATGTCTGCTTTATCGGCAGTTGTACCAATGGGCGCATCAGTGACCTGCGGCAGGCGGCCAAAGTTGTCGAAGGGCGCAAAGTCAAACCCGGTGTCAAAGCCTTCGTTGTCCCCGGTTCAGAACGAGTGAAAGCCCAAGCCGAAGCTGAAGGCCTAGATGTCATTTTCAAAGCCGCAGGGTTTGAATGGCGCAACCCTGGCTGTTCAATGTGCCTTGCCATGAACCCCGACAAGCTGCAAGGGCGTCAAATCAGCGCCTCCTCCTCCAATCGCAACTTCAAAGGACGCCAAGGCTCTCCCAGCGGGCGCACTCTCCTCATGAGTCCGGCGATGGTGGCAGCAGCGGCAATTGCCGGTGAAGTTACCGATGTGCGAGCGTTCCTTTAGACTCCTGCTGAATTCCCGAGCAGCCCCTTTGCGCTCACTGTTTTGTCAAGGCAGTTCCTCAGAGAGGAGAGACTATAGAGAAATAGTCTCGTCTAGGATCATCATCTAGGATCATCATAATGTGATGTTCGATGTTCTAGACGAGGCGTTCCTATGAAGGTGTTACAGAGTGTGCTGG
Proteins encoded in this window:
- the grxC gene encoding glutaredoxin 3 — its product is MAKVEIYTWSRCPFCIRAKQLLTRKGVKFTEYVIDGDEAARSAMAKRAHGRRSVPQIFIDNEHIGGCDDLYALEAQGKLDALLQEVA
- the gshB gene encoding glutathione synthase produces the protein MDIAFIIDPIASLDPGHDTSVALMEAAQAAGARVWVTEISQLLIQEGQVWAALTPIRLSPVQLVDGQWQIPQPWFQPGAVAWRPLNTFRAVWMRKDPPVNAAYLYATYCLDLVDPQTTLVLNSPAGLRHANEKMYALQFTSVIPKTIVTADKQRLREFVQQQGMAVLKPLGGKGGEGILFLQAGDRNLNSMIEISTQRGQLPVMLQEYLPAAKDGDKRIILLNGQPIGAVNRIPTGDEFRGNMAAGGRVAAAEITERDRQICQTLAPALQRDGLYFVGIDVIGGYLTEVNVTSPTGVREIDRLNGTCLAQQVMTWLFS
- the leuC gene encoding 3-isopropylmalate dehydratase large subunit, whose amino-acid sequence is MSRGTLFDKVWEQHTVATLPSGQTQLFIGLHLIHEVTSPQAFAMLRERGLPVLYPQRTIATVDHIVPTDTLARPLQDALAEEMLQALEANCRAHNIPFFGIGSGRQGIVHVIAPEQGLTQPGMTIACGDSHTSTHGAFGAIAFGIGTSQVRDVLATQTLALNKLKVRKVEVNGSLGAGVYAKDVILHVIRHLGVKGGVGYAYEFAGTTFGQLSMEERMTVCNMAIEGGARCGYVNPDETTFAYLRGRPFAPQGKAWDEAVAWWRSLASDADAEYDDVVTFAAADIAPTVTWGITPGQSVAVDGTLPTLESLPEAERAIAAEAYAYMDLQPGQPIQGTKIDVCFIGSCTNGRISDLRQAAKVVEGRKVKPGVKAFVVPGSERVKAQAEAEGLDVIFKAAGFEWRNPGCSMCLAMNPDKLQGRQISASSSNRNFKGRQGSPSGRTLLMSPAMVAAAAIAGEVTDVRAFL